A segment of the Trifolium pratense cultivar HEN17-A07 linkage group LG7, ARS_RC_1.1, whole genome shotgun sequence genome:
CTGAGTTCATtgacttgattttatttttgtctaattTGGTTCCACTTGTTGCTTGTCCTTGCTAGTCACTTCTAGTTTCAAGAAAAAACGAGGATGGGAAAAATACCAATCTagcaaaattaaattttgtataATTGGACATATTTATGGTTGATGTATGTTCTATACACTAGAAatgaatttattattttttttttatgtaaaccAGATATTCTCTGCGTGAAATTGTAGAGATTAATTTCTCGAGCCTTGTGAGACTCAAATCGatggcaaactctccctaagagttttaacactgctgcatgcCCAAGTCAGAGATTGAACCCAGAACCTTGGTTAAGTTAGAAGAGATCcgcgtcatctcatctaagtaCTCTTGGGTAGAAATGAATTTATTatcataattaattttattgattatAACTATTCATGTTGAATGGGCCGGTCACTACAAGGCCAAAATTTGGAAAGCAGGGGCCCACGGTCTGCAGATGCAGACACTGAAATTTTACTTGTACTAACCTTATATTTTTGCCCTTTTTACCCTCATTCTTAGTATTACTATTACCTTTTCACCTGCTGTATTTTTATTACCTACTATGTGTCTGAACTCTGACCCACTGCGTTGAACTCTTGTCAATAGAATTAAAAACTACttctgtaccaaaaaaaaaaaaaaagaattaaaaactACTTCAACTGattgtaatttatatttttatatgatacattttttaatattcttttaGTTCTTATATGGTCTgtagaataaattaaatttattaattattcaaaaaatctgaaaaattattatttctttttttttatatttaaaattaaaaggagtagctttttttaactttttgtctccaccatattttttttaatgcaaaacTCATACCAAAGAAGAGGTACAATGGTTCTACACATGCAAGTCGGATCGGAAGTGGTGTTTTCAGTGACGGACGGGTGGGAAATtcctataaaattaaaataaattaagaagttATTGTAATAATGCTACTAAGACTATGtaaatacattttatttgtgttattataataatattagtcTTTACAAAAATGACCATATAATTCATTTAAAGGTATGTATTGTATACCAGTTACTTAACCAAGAAATTAGTGTTAAGTTTTTTCTAGCATAAATTGAACTTGGAGCTAGCAAGGAACAAGAATATCTACTACCCAACCCTCTTCATTGTCCCTACCACGTACCCTAGACTATAGCTACTCTCCCCAAAACCACTTCTTCGGTCACAAATTGCTCAAAGTCGTAATATTTAACTAATCATGCACACAAATTATTAGTACTACATGAGTTGAACTATAAACAGTCCCATAATAGAAATGAGATGGAAAATCCAGTTGTTTGATTATTCGTCGCCATTTATTTTACTGTCGTGCTTTGATTTAGTTTGGATTTGGCTATAAATGGCCTTTTACTCGTTGTTGTCATGAGTTGTCGGTTGGTGTGTACTGTGTATGTTACCGTGTTGGCGTTCAGATTCTCTCACCGTTTCTTAACCCTTCTCTGGtttatttgttttgatgctTGCGACATTTTACTCgtcattttttttgcaatatggTTCGGATCCCGTGTTGGGCTTGATGGGTTGTGATGTTGGTTTGTATTTGTTTGCTTCACTTTTTTGTCTTGTGTCTTTTATACCACTTTGGTGTAGGTTGTTTACCGTTGTAATTCTCTTTTGGGTTGATTGATACACTCTTATGTGGTTGTTAATTGGGTGTTAAGTTTTGGCCCCTCAGTTTTTCTTTactcctttttatttatttatttattggtcaagtactactttttatttaatatattttccattgattataaaaaaaatactaataaatttATTCTAAAATGTAGATGAGTTGACTTCATTATACGTTTGAGCTTGCCACGGTTTTGCCTCTAGAATCATAACAGATGCAATTAAATGTATGTagacaaaattttatattaataatatataaagtaattatttctaaaaaatatgtatataaattaattaaatattttctttctaataTAGCTTTACGTTACCCATGCATAAATCAAGTTGATGTAAATTGAGCGAAATAATTAGAGGTTAATATTGATTTGTTGACCCACTTTGGCCGACCTAGCTAGTCTTGACTCTTggcaatgttttttttttttttaattattttcaccGGTTTAAGCTATTtcgggtcagttctgacatcaagtggtttcaacaCTCTCCCGAACGCAGTTATGGGGGATCGAAccatggtcctccctaccaagttcagcgtcaatcatcactggaCCAACTAACATTATGACAATTTCTAATATGAAATAGTGGTTCGAGTGGTGTATCGTGTAcataataacattataacgaatgcaaattttacaaaatctatcaTTGGATTCTaagtttatatcatattgattatttataaaaaatttaaagaaaatgaaaattatttggTATATTATTGAGACACGTTAAGATTAATGAGATTcaacaaaaattcataaatCATTTATGGATTAtctataagataaaaaatttcaatctaacgatgaattttgtaaaaaaatttagaatgttATTTATCACTTATGCATGCCACTTAAACTACACTTTCATGTTATACAAAACCGGTTGTTATATTATGAACATTATTAGTGTTATTTAGACTCATGAAACCGTTTGTTATACAAAACCGTTTGTTTATAttagattttgtgcaaaataacatttatCTGTCATGCATTATGAATGAACTAGATTGCAAGTATCAACCTCAGTCGATTTTTTATTTCATGTagcaaaatatttttcatttgtcaaTTAGTTAACAAATCTCTTTTACAAATAGTTTGTTAATAGAAAAATATGTAATTCACACTATTTGCCCGATCACGTACACCACAACACGAGACatattaaataaagaaaaaacctCATGAATTAAGCTTTATATTTTAGTAGTTGTGTCTTGCATATTACATTCATAATTAACCCATCTTAAATTTGAAAGGTTGACAATAATAGTTGTAGATGCTTAAAAAAGTAATAGCATGTAGATAAAATAACATAATGCAATTAAATCATAGAGAATTgaagaaaacaatttttcattcaaattttgaaacgACAAGGTTGGACCTCTGACCTCTCATGCATATGTTGGTGCTTGTGGGGTACAAAATCAAAAGGCATCCACTTATTACTTAATTATTGCGTCAAAAGTACAAGTAAGGTTGGACACTCTAAATAGGTCTACACTTTAAGATTGCATATCGTGGTTTTATTGATCTTGTCGATCACACAACAATATTATTGCAATATGtagagatgattttttttaacatatatttatGATGATATTTTGTATATACTAGTACTTCTAGAATATATTCTAACGACTTTGATTAAGGAAAAATGTCAATGCTCTTGAAGTACTTTTTAAGGACtttaaataataagtttttatgaaaatgtgtaaAATTAAtggattataaataaataatatttttaattaaacacATGACACTCGGTTTAGAATAAGCACTGCCAAAGGGAATTACTGAATAAATTATTAGAATTGATATGACGGATATGGATGGTCCGATACTGAATAAACAAATATCTCTTTTAGATGGAATAAAATTCTCTTTGAATAGTATTTTTGTTTCGTCTGCTAGAGCTTGAAGAATTCCAAAAGGACCGGCGTATTCGGGTCCAATACGTTGTTGTATCCCTGCAGATATTTCTCTTTCTAACCATACAATTGCTAGTACACTTATCGTGATTCCTAATACAAGAATCAAAATCGGTACAAGTATCCATAGAATTCCGTAGACCTCTTTGAAAGATTCCAACCCGGAAAAAGAATTTATATCTTGGACTTTCGTTGTATCAATTATCATTTCACCGATCAACTTCTCTCATAATGATATCTATGCTACCTACTATTGTCATAATATCAGCCAATTTCATTCTTTTAACTAATTGAGGAAGAATTTGCAAATTGATAAAACCGGGTGGACGAATTTTCCATCTCCAAGGAAAACCGTTATGATCGCCTATTAGAAAAATTCCTAATTCTTCATTGGGAATCACGATAAGTGTAATAGCAATTGTATGGTTAGAAAGAGAAATATCTGCAGGGATACAACAGCGTATTGGACCCGAATACGCCGGTCCTTTTGAAATTCTTCAAGCTCTAGCAGACGGAACAAAACTACTATTCAAAGAGAATCTTATTCCATGTAGGGGAGATATTCGTTTATTCAGTATCGGACCATCCATATCCGTCATATCAATTCTAATAAGTTATTCAGTAATTCCCTTTGGCTATAACTTTGTTTTATCTGATTTCAATATCAGTGTTTTTTTATGGATTGCTATTTCGAGTATTGCTCCCATTGAACTTCTTATGTCGGGATATGGGTCAAATAATAAATATTCCTTTTTGGGTGGTCTACGAGCTGCTGCTCAGTGATTAGTTATAAGATACCATTAACTCTATGTTTCTTATCAATATCTCTACGTGCGATTCGTTGAAACAGAAAAATCTATTcctaattcataaaaaaattttatGTTCGCTATAATTTAAGTCTAGATTgaatatactataatatatattcagTTTTAAAagtctaaaaaaatttatttgaatactactaaatttactaaaattaatattcaccaaaaaaaaaaattactaaaattaaataaagtgtTGAATGAATATACAAGAGTTTTTAATATAAGccttaatcattttttttacatagacAAAATGATAAAGATATCATAAATTTATACACATAAATGAGAGAGTTGAACTTTGGACTCCGGTCATTTCAAATCTCTATTTAAATACATCtctttatacttttttttgttaactaTCTGATTCTTCTGAAAATGGTGCtttgataatttaaaattcGACCACACATATCAAATCTATACTTATACCATGCAGATCGGATCTTCATATATACACCCTATATGATccttattattaaaaaaacatttactttttaaattcatagaatattaatttgatgtatttagtaAATAATATGTACCAGATACATCTAATATTCtgtaaattcaaaaaataatttttttataataaggatCGAAGAAATTATTAATTAGAATATTAAAAGTTGAAAGTGACTGTACTATAAAAGTGTTAATTGATGCATGCAGAATAGACAaccacaaattttattttatttgtaaattaagTTTAGACAGCCTCCACTTTTGATATGATAATTTtgtgaataaaataaaatttacataGGAAATTGAAAACGATTTTCTCAATGGCATGACCCATAAAACTAAGGGAAAGAGACCGATCCCTTTGTGACAGACACGCCAAAGATTAGTTGgttaaattaaacaaaaccaCAATGCATTGCactttggtttatttatttatcttcgTAATCTTCTACAGTAGGGTGTACCGTAGGCTCTGAAGTTGCATCATCATTAATGGAATCATCACCGCTGATATGATCAAGTACAAGCACGAATCCCATTGCAAAAGCAGCGTCAAAACCAGGCTTAACACAAAGAGAGAACACTTCCTTCCCAAGCAAATTACCAGTGGTGGGGTCCACTTTGCGATAAATTTCAGCCATTGTTTCCTTCTTTGCGTTAAATACCGTGCAACAACGCTGAGAGAAGCACCCTTCGATATGGTACTCCTCATGTTGGTTATCGTATACTTCCACTGTCACTCCTGCACGTTGTCGTCCGATCATCATTGATCTCTTTACGCTGAAGGTTGGTTTATCACCGTCTATTCTTTCACCTTTAAACCCTTCCCACCGTTGATGCATACTCGGCCTCTGCTTGTTTTGCAAAATGTTAAAGTTCAATTAATCGATCGATAAAGGAAGACTAGTTCTATCGCATGCACAAATAAAATAGCTGATTTATCATACTTAATTTTGTTGCTACcaattgattaataaatttcATTATTAAATCAAATGAGATATAATGCAAGACTTGTTGATTCGATACCAAAAGAAATGTGTGAATCATATAATACTATTTTACATGTGCATCAcataattattttacattgaCACATAATAAACCAAAGTTTaagcaaaaataatataattattgttGGACCGTAAaagagataattttttttttgtttgatagaTAAGTGAGCTAAGTTCATGGGAAAGTAAAGGAAAGAGTTTTACCGggttaaattattatattggTCGGATTAAGAGCAACTATATAAATAGgcaaattctatggtacatatgaTAATTCTTAATGTATCGGTACATCAGGTAACTAAATTAAtatgtaaatgaatattttttaaaggaaatcatttttcttatcattaaaatgattatagtaactaaatattattcatcaaaattgtcaaaaatattaaatttgatattttttgattttttattcatc
Coding sequences within it:
- the LOC123899782 gene encoding protein LURP-one-related 12-like, with product MTLCMDSNSATEKMKEGIVVQDGNYVFKEEIHYTVLKTSLFFSGDGFTVYDCHGQVVFRVDSYGPDSRGVDELILMNPQGCCLLTVRRKRPSMHQRWEGFKGERIDGDKPTFSVKRSMMIGRQRAGVTVEVYDNQHEEYHIEGCFSQRCCTVFNAKKETMAEIYRKVDPTTGNLLGKEVFSLCVKPGFDAAFAMGFVLVLDHISGDDSINDDATSEPTVHPTVEDYEDK